ACCCCTTCGCGCAGGAGATCCGGGCGATCATCGAGAATATCAGCCAGGGCTTCAACTTCAGCTATTTCCACATCGAACTTCGCATCAAACGCGACCTCCTTCCCAAGTTCATGAAACGCGTCGAGGAAGAGGATTGGACCAACATGAGGGAGAAGTTTTTCGATCTGATCGGCCTGAGGATCGTTGTCCGCTCCCAGGCGGAGGTGGATGCGGCGGTGGCCCTGGTGGAGGGCGCCATGAAGCTCCACGAGGCCGCGGCCCGGAGCCAGGAAGGGTGCCCCCATTTCCTCCGGGTGGCTAACATCGAGATCAAGGACAACGCGAGGGGGTACCGCGCCAAGCACATCAATATCGTGCGGACCTGCAACGGCAAGAAAAAGGATTACGCGATCGCCGAGATCCAGGTCATGAGCCTGGGTACCAAGGAGTGGGGGGACATCCAAAGGCTTCTGGTCTACAAGGACGACGGGATTCCCGAATCCTTGAAGGCGGAATTGAACGTTTATTGCCGCGCGGCGGCGGATTTCATCGTGGCCTGCGAGGGCGGGCCCGTCATGGACAAACCCCCCCAATTCGAGATCATGGCCTTGAACCGCATTCCGGACGAAAAGCTCCGGATGGACGTGCTCGACCGCCTGGCCGACATGGACTTTCTGATGAAGCGGTATCAAGAGGGCTCGCTCACCTTGCCGGAGCCCGAAAGGCCCTCCAGCCCTTAAAGTTCATCCGCCCGGATCGAATTCTCCGTGATGTTCAAGTCCGCACAGGACTGCGCCGGATACCCCGTCACATCGACGACCCGATAGGCGGCCGAGACCGTCTGCGGCGTCAAGTTCATGAGGACGAAGGCGTAGTCGGCCGCCCCGGTCACCTGGCAAAAATCCGGACCGTCCCCGGCGTTCCGCGAGGCGCAACGCGAGGTCCGGTCCGCATCCGGGCAGAGCCCCTCCACCGACGCGGTCTCGGTGTTGACCTGGTCCGACTCGCAGACCTCGAGGTCCGCGTCCTCGCCGGGCGAGGGATCGATGATGACGCAGAGGACGTGCGACGGGTCTTGGTCCGCGACGGTTCCGATCTTGCCGCCCTGATCGTCCGGCCCGGGCTCGACGACCGTGACCATCTCCGTGTCGTCCGGGTCGATGGCCCCCGCCGGCGTCACGGGAGCCTCGCTCACGTCCTCGAAATTCGCGTTCACCGTCCCGCGGGCCGCCCCGCCCCCGCAGCCGGCGCCTCCTCCAGAGAAAAATGCGAGGCCGGCGAAAACGATCCCCAAAGCCGTCAGACAAGTCCTCATGCACCCTCCTGGATTTTTTCGGTCCATACCATCCTCCATTCGTGATACGGGAGGAAAATATCGAGGCGAACATGACACGCAAATTCTCTTCCTTCGTCGCTTTCCTCTGTCTCTTCTTATCCTCCGTTCCCGACCTGAGCGCCGAGTTTCAGGTCCCCGAGCCCCTCAAGCCCTGGACCGCATGGGTCCTAAAAGGGCGGGAGGATCAGCTCTGCCCGTTCTTCAACGGAACGGCGGGGACGCTCTGCCGCTGGGTGTCGCCGATGGATCTCTCGCTCGACGACACGAAGGGATCGTTCTCCGTCCAGGCCCGGATCTTCGAGGAAGCTTGGATTCCTTTGCCTGGCGACGCCGATCACTGGCCCCAGGAGGTGAGGGCGGGGGGGAACGCCCTTGCCCTCGTCGAGAGGGACGGTCGTCCCCAGGTCTTCGTGCCGAAGGGGACCTACGCCCTGACCGGCGTCTTTTCTTGGGACCGCCTGCCCGATTCGCTGGCGCTTCCCGCGGAGATCGGTGTGGTGCGCCTGACCCTTCGCGGAAGCCCCGCCGCGCGCGTGCAGAGGGACGAGGACGGACGCCTCTGGCTCGAATCGAAACCGATGCCCGCCTTCTTAGAGCCCGAGCGCGATCGGCTTGAAGTGCGCGTGCACCGGCTCCTGATCGACGAGGTTCCGTTCACGATGACGACGCGGATCACTCTGGAGGTCTCCGGAAAGACGCGCGACGTGCTCCTGCCTTCGCCGCTGCCGGAGGGATTCATCCCCATGTCCCTGGAGAGCCCGATCCCGGCGGAGTTGGAAAAGGACGGCAAGATCCGCGTTCAGGCCAAGACCGGGACCTGGGACCTGGAACTGAGGGCGCGCCATCACGGACCGGTGAAAGAAATCGCCTTGGGGGCGTCTGATATCCCTTGGCCGGAGGAGGAAGTTTGGGCCTTCGAGGCGAGGAACGAATTGAGGCTCGTGAACGTCACGGGCGTCCCCGCGATCGATCCGACCCAGACGACGCTCCCCGAGGCGTGGAAGTCCCATCCCGCCTACCGGATCCGTCCGGGCGAGACGATCGCCTTCGACGAAAGGCGCCGCGGGGCCTCGACGGACGCGCCCGACCGGATTTCCCTGGACCGCAACCTCTGGCTGGACTTCGATGGCCGGGGTTACACCGTCCGGGACGCCATCTCGGGAACGATGGTCAAGAGCGCGCGCCTCGAGGTCTCCGAGCCCCTGGCCCTCGGGCACGTGTCGGTGAACGGCAAGGACCAGCTCATCACGAGCCTGGGCGAGGGCAAGAGAGGCGTGGAGATCCGGCAGGGGGGCGTGACGGTTCAGGCGGACAGCCGCATCGAATCGGGCGCGCGGTCGGTCCCCGCCACGGGCTGGGGACAGACCTTCGAGCGCGTGACCGAGGTCCTGCAACTCCCTCCGGGATGGCGCGCCTTCGCGGTCTTCGGGGCGGATGCCGCGCCGGCGACCTGGCTGGGCCGCTGGACGCTCTTGGAGATCTTTCTCGTCCTCATCATCGCCCTCTCCTTCGCCAAGCTCTGGGGAGTCCGGTGGGGCGTCGCGGCCCTCTCGGGGCTCGGTCTCACCGCGACCGAGGCAGGGGCCCCCCTCTGGGCCTGGATCGCCGTCTTGATCGGCGCCGGGTTGCTCCGGTTCCTCCCCGAAGGGCGGTTTCGGAGGCTCGTGCGGCTCTACCGGATCGGCGCCGTTCTCGTCCTGATCGTCGTCGCCGTTCCCTTTTTGGTCGACCAGGTGAGGATGGGCCTCTATCCCTCGCTCGAGCCGACGGGCGCGTACCCGATGCCCGTCGCCACCTCGGCGGGGGGCTACGGGGCGATGGCCCCACAGGCCGAGCCCATGCCTCCGCCACCGCCTCCGGCGGCGTTGGAGGTGGAAGCCGATCGGGGCTTGGAGGAAGCCCCCAGGGTCCAGCAAGAGGTGTCCCAGGTCGCCAAATCAGAATCGATGGCAAGAATGGTCATACGTTCGAAGGCCAAGAAGGCCCCGTCCCAGCTCTTGAACGAGTACCAACCGGGGGCCAAGGTGCAGACCGGACCGGGCCTGCCCGAGTGGAGCTGGCGCCGGGTTGAAATCATTTGGTGGGGACCGGTGGAGGAGGGGGAGTCGCTCTTCCTGGTCTTGATACCGCCCTTCCTGAACCTCCTCCTGAGCTTCGCCCGGGTGGCCCTGCTCGCGCTCTTGCTCGCGCGCGTCTTGGAGCGCCCCTTCCTCTTTCGTCCCGGCCGGAAGGCGGCGGCCGCGGCGGCGGCCTTGGCGATGATGCTCGTCGGGAGCCAGGCCCGCGCGGAGTTCCCCACGCCGGATCTCTTGCAAGAGCTACAAAACCGTCTCTTGGAAAGGCCCGAGTGCCAACCCCACTGCGCGACGATCCCGCGGATGCGCTTGGAGGTCTCTCCCCAGTCGCTGACCGCCCGCATGGAGGTGCATGTCGAGGCCGCAAGCGCCGTTCCCCTTCCCGGTACGCTCAAGGAATGGTCACCGACGGAGGTGATGGTCGGGGGGGCCGCCGTTGTTGTGAAGCCCGGCGACAAGGGAAAGGCCGCGGCGGCGGGAGGAACGGCGCACCTCACGCGCACCGGGGACGGACGGCTGTGGATCGTCCTGGACGCCGGCGTGCATCAGGTGCTCATGACCGGCCCCTTGCCCGATCGCCAGAACGTGCAGGTCCCGTTGCCGCTCAAGCCACGGTACATCGAGGCCAAGGCCGAGGGTTGGAGCCTCCTCGGGCTCCATGAAGACGGAGTCGCCGACGACAACCTCCAGCTCGTGAGGAGCCAGATCGCCTCGGAGACCTCTCCGGCCTCCCAGGGACGGGCGGATTCCGGCGCCGCCTTGCCCGCGTTTCTGACGGTGGAGAGGCGGATCATCCTGGGGCTGACCTGGGAGGTCGAGACCCGCGTCGCGCGCGAAACACCGGTCGGCACCGCCGTGGTCGTGCAAGTGCCCCTCCTCGTGGGCGAATCGGTGACGACACCGGGAATGCGCGTGGAGGGCGGCAAGGTGACGGTCAATCTGGGTCCGCAGGCGACGGAGGTGTCTTGGAGGTCGGCGCTCCTCGAGTCCCCCACGATCCCGCTGAAGGCCGATGACTCGACCTGGTGGACCGAGGTTTGGACGATCGAGGCGAGCCCGATCTGGCATGTGCGGATGGAAGGGATCCCCGTCGTGCACCATTTCGAGGACGGCGGGGACTGGTTGCCGACGTTCAGGCCCTGGCCGGGGGAGGAGGCGGTGTTGCACGTCTTCCGCCCGGAGGCGGTCGAAGGCCCGACGCTGACCATCGACCGGAGCCGACTGACGCTGACCCCGGGCTCACGCTCGACGGAGGCCTCTGTGGCGCTCTCCATTCGCAGCAGCCTGGGTGGCCAGCATACGATCACGCTTCCCGAGGGGGCGGAGTTGAAGTCGGTCTCGATCAACGGGAGCGCGCAGCCGATCGCCGCGGTGGGGGACAAGGTGACGCTCCCCGTCGTGCCGGGCGCGCAGGCCGTGGAACTCGCTTGGAACGAGCCGCGCGGGATCTCGACGCACTTCCGCGCCCCCGCGCTGGATTTGGGGGCGCCGAGCGTGAACGCCGAAGCGAGGATCTCCATTCCGCGGCGCTGGGTGCTGTGGGCGAGCGGCCCCCGCCTCGGGCCCGCCGTGCTGTTCTGGGGCCTGGTGGTGGTGCTGGCCCTGATCGCCGTGGGGCTGGGGCGCGTCCGGCTGACACCGCTGAAGGCCCATCATTGGTTCTTGTTGGGACTGGGGCTCACCCAGGTCCCCATTTGGTCTTCGATCTTCGTGGCCCTGTGGCTCCTCGCCTTGGGCTGGCGCCGCAACCGGGACCTGCCCGGCCGCTTCGTCTTCGACCTGCGCCAGCTCTTCGTCGTGGGCCTGACCGTCGCGGCCTTGGTGGTCTTGGTCTTCTCCATCGAACGGGGACTCTTGGGCATTCCCGTCATGCAGATCGAGGGGAACGGGTCCAGCGACTCCCTGCTCCTCTGGTTCCAGGATAGAATATCCACTGAATTTCCGAGGCCTTGGGTCGTGACGCTCCCCATGTACGTCTACCGGATCGCCATGCTTGTTTGGGCGGTCTGGCTGGCGATGGCCCTGCTCAAATGGCTTAAATGGGGCTGGGAATGCTTCTCGACCGGGGGTCTTTGGAGGCCCCTCCGTAATCGGCTCGTCCAAAAATAGGCGATCAATAGCCCTTATTTCTTAAATAGTTAGACGTATTGTCACAGGTTATCAACAGGGAAAGTCTATTAAAATCACGTAGATTTGATTGCATTGCTAGAAAGAGTCTCTATAATGCGGCGGGATAAAGAAATGTCCACCGCCGTTCCCAATTTGGCCTTCTTGCCCGTTTCCGGACTCTCTCCCGGCCAGGTCTCCCTCCTCAACTACGTCCACACGATGGGGAGTTTTGACGAAGCCCCCTTCTCCCGAAGCGCCTTTTCACCCTTGAATCTTTCGGCCCGGATGGAGGTCGAAATCCGGGAGAGGCGGCGGTCCCCGGTCGACGCGGTCTTCTTGTCCGCGGCCTCTCTCGTCGCCCGGACGGTCAAGCAGGAGCGCCTTCTGACCGGTATCTTGGGGGAGACCTGGTATTCGGAGTCCCGGTTCGTTCCCGCGGTTGAGAGCGAATTGACCACGCTCAGGCGCGTGATCGGCGAGGCCCGGACCGAGCTCAAGGCGTGGCGGGGCGCCCTCCAGGGGTACCGCTTCGATGGGATCCAAGATGCCGGCGAGGCCTTCGACCTCAGTCTGGAGGAGCCCTTGGGGTCTCTTCTGTTCGAGATGCAGTTGGAGTTTCTCCGCAGGATCGTGGATGCCCGGGAGATCTTGGAGGACTACGGGGCACGGTCACTGGCGGGGATCGAGGCCTACTTCAACGTGTCCCGTGTGAGAAAATCCGGTCCCATTGCCAGGATCCGCGACGAGGCGACCGGGGGATCAGGGAAGATCCCAGGGTAGACACGGATCCATTCACAACGTGATTTTGGGAGAGCGTTCATGATTTTTACCGCGGTCATCAGTCTTTCAGAGGCGTTCAGCCCGGCCCAGCGTGGGCTTCTGACCTATATGGGGACCTGGAGCCAGCTCTCGTTGTCTCAGGCGCGGCTGGATCCCTTTTCGACGAGAAACCTGTCGCAGGTGATTCAGGACGGGATCGCGTCCGGGGAAGTGGTTCCCGAAGGCCTCGAGCCGTTTTCCGCATCCAGCTACGTCCGGCGGGCGGAGACCTATGAGAGCGCCCTCCTGGTGAGCCTCGGCGTCGATGCGGATGCGATCGACAGCTTCGTTCGCTTGGGCGTGTCGTACGGGGACTACTTTTCAGAACCCCTTCATCCCTGGCAGGAAGACCAAAAATTTGCGGTACCGCTCATCCGCCAGATGACGGAACTGCACGGAGCCATCGCCCTGGCCCGGGAACGGATTGACGCCTGGAAACGCTCTCACGACCACTTCAAGCTGATCCGCGAGGAGTTCGGGATGGACCGGATCTTGGGCCAGCCCCTTCACGTCCTGCACGGGATCTTGGAGAGAAACGTCGGTCGCGCCCGCTGGGTGATCCAGCGCCGGGGGATGACGGAGGAAGGGCTCTTGGAGTATTTCCGGATCCCGAACGCCGGCTGGTCGGGACTCGCCCCCCGCGAAGAGGCGATCGACTTCGACGCCTTGCAGACGGTTATCCCTCCTCCCGCCTTGTAGATTTCCGCTAGCCGGCCATTGTCAGTCCGCCGGAGACCGACAGGACCTGACCGGTCACGTAATCCGCGTCCGGCGAGCAGAAGAACGCCACGCCCGCGGCGATCTCCTCGGGTTTGGCGATCCTCTTGAACGGGATGATTTGGATGAAGGTCTCCTTGATCTTCGGATTGATCGCCTCCTCGAAGAGCTGGGTGTCGGTCGGGCCCGGACAGACACAGTTGACGCTGATTCCGTAGCGTGCCACCTCGCGGGCGAGTCCCTTCGTGAAGCCGATGACGCCCGCCTTGCAGAGCGAATAAACCACGCCCTGCATCTGACCCACGCGTCCGGCGTCCGACGAGAGATTGACGATCTTGCCGCCTTTCCGTTTCGACATGTCTTTTAGGACGGCATGCGCGACCAGGAGCTGCGTCTTGGAGTTCACGGCGATGACCTTGTCCCAATAGGCCTCGTCCTCTTCGAGAAAGAAGGTGGGGAGGGCCCAGCCGATGTTGTTCACGAGGATGTCGACCTGCCCGAATTTCTCGATGACCTTCGCGACGCTCGCGTCGACTTCGGGCTTCTTGGTGCAGTCGGTCTTGAGGAAGATCGCCTGCGGGCCGATCTCCTTGGCCGTTGCCTCGCCGCCCTCGGGCTTGAGGTCGAAGATGGCGACGTTGGCCCCGTCGGCCGCGAGTCTCTTGGAGATCGCCTTGCCGATGCCCTGGGCGCCGCCCGTGACGATTGCCGTCTTTCCTTTTAATTTCATGTTTCCCTCCAGCGAAGGAGTGAATAAGGTATTTCCGTGCGACAAGTCATCCTCTTTTTGGCCTCGGGCGGGGGCGCCGGTTATATACCGTTCGCCCCGGGCACCTGGGGCAGCGCGGTCGGGCTGCTCGCATACTGGCTCTTGCTCAGGCTCCCCCAATGGCCTCTCGCGGTCACGGTCGCGGCCTTTGTTTTTCTCTCCTGTTGGATCGCCGGGCTCGCCGAGGAATTCCTGGCCGCCAAGGACCCGCAGGTCATCGTGATCGACGAGGTCTCCGGGATGCTCGTCGCCCTGATGTTTCTGCCCGCGAGCTGGAGGGTCGTCCTCGCGGCCTTCGTCCTTTTCCGCCTCTTCGACGTCTGGAAGCCCTTCCCCGTCCGCTGGATCCAGGAAAACCTCCCCGGGGGATGGGGCGTGGTGGGGGACGACATCATGGCGGGGATCTACGCGAACCTCGTCCTGCAAATCGCCCTTCGGGCCATCCGATGAAGATCGAGATCATCACGATCGGGGACGAGGTCTTGTCGGGGGCGATCACCGACACCAACTTCGCCTGGCTGGGCGAGCGGCTCTGGAGCCGCGGCTACGAGCTTCACTGGCACACGACCGTCGGCGACGAGCCGGAGAAGATCGCCGAGGCCCTTCTGAAGGCCGCTGAACGCTCGCGGGCGGTGATCGTCACCGGGGGCTTGGGACCGACGCTGGACGATATCACGATCGAAGCGGCCGCCAGGGCGTTCGGTCAGAAACTCGTCCTCAACGAAGTCGCCCTCCAGGCCATCAAGAATCGTTTTAAGAAAATCGGGCGGGACATGACGCCCAATAACGAAAAGCAGGCGTTGCTCCCCGAGGGCTCGCTGATGATCCCCAACAAGATCGGAACGGCTCCGGGTTGTCACGCGGTTCACCGGGAGGCGCACTATTTTTTCATGCCCGGCGTGCCGCGCGAGATGCACCAGCAGTTCGAGGACTCCGTTTTGCCGGAGCTCATGAAGTTGGAAGAGGAGAAGAGGGCCTATGCCTTCAAGCTTCTGCGTTGTTTCGGCGCTCCGGAGGCGACGATGGCGCAGAGGCTTGAGGGCATGGAGCTCACGGGTATCGACCTTGCCTATCGTGTTTCATTTCCTGAGATTCTGATCAAAATATCCTCCTGGGGCCCTGACCCCACCGTTCTGGAGAGGCGCGTGACGGGTGCGGCGACGGAAATCCACAAACGTCTGGCGGACTGGGTGTACGCGGAAGGGGAGGAGACGTTCCCCGCGCTCATCGGCCGTCTCTTGAGGGAAAAAGGCGCGACGCTGGCGACCGCCGAATCCTGCACCGGCGGACAGTTGGCCCATCTCGTCACCAACGTGCCCGGCAGCTCGGCCTATTTCGACCGCGGCGTCGTGACCTACAGCAACGCCTCCAAGACGGAGATCCTGGGCGTCCCCCAGTCCCTCCTCAAGACCTTCGGGGCGGTCAGCCCCGAGACGGCGACGGCCATGGCCAAGGGAGTCCGGAAACTGGCCAAGACCACCTACGGGATCGGGATCACCGGCATCGCCGGCCCGGACGGCGGGACGACCGAAAAACCGGTGGGCACCGTCCACATCGCATTGGATGCCGGAGACGGCACGGTCGAGCGCGAACTTCACTTTGCCACGACGCGCGAGTGGTTCAAGAAGGTGGTCGCGTTCGCGGCGATGGACCTGCTGCGGAAGAAACTCCTTGGTCTTCTCAAGACCTGAAATTCGAACCCTGTCGTCCGGAAATCCGAACGGGTATCTTGCTCGGAAGCGCGGACACGCTGAAGATTTTTCGGGCACGGGTCTTGCTTTTGAGAGAGGCGAGGTCTATGAAGGGAGCCCGACCATGACGAACGATTTCGACGAAAAACCGGTCACGCTGTCGCAGGCCAAGAGCTTGCAGGGACAGCTCAAGCAGGAGCTCAAGCAGGAGCTCAAGGAGGAGCTGTCCCATCTGTTTGCTCGATTTCATAATGATATTCTTGAACCGCGTTTTCAGGCCATCGACAGTCGTTTCGACGGGGTTGACGCCAAACTCGACGATCATGACCGGCGATTCGACCACCTCTTCAAGAAGGTCGAGGACCTTCATCACGAATACATCATCTCGAACGAGCAGATGCGTCGTCTGGAAGCGAAGATCTCCCAGTAATCCCGATGAAAATCCGCTCGTTCATTGCCGCGGATCCCTCGGAAGAGGTCCTTCGAAACCTGTCCTCGACGGTTCAATCCCTCGCTAAGCGGACGGTCGGATTCCGATGGGTGCGTCCCGAGGCGATCCACCTCACGCTTCGGTTTCTGGGTGAAATTGAAGAAGAGATGATCGCGACGATTGACGGACGGTTGGCGCAGCTGGCCGGTTCTTTCGAGCCGATGTCTTTGGAGGCCGCGGGCTTGGGCTTCTTTCCGGGCCCCGAAAAACCCCGCATTGTCTGGGCGGGTCTCACCGGCGAAATCGACCGGCTCGCGGATCTTCAAAGGCATGTTCAGGAGACCGTCGAGGATCTCTCCGTCCATCAGGAAAAGGATCGGGCTTTCGCGCCGCACCTGACGCTGGCCCGGATCCCGAATTTCCGGGGTGCTTCGGGGGTATCGGCGGTCCTTAAGGCCGCGTCCGAGGCCCGCTTTGGGGCGTTCACCGTCGACCGGCTTTTTCTCTACAAAAGCCGTTTGACTCCCGAGGGGGCGAGTTATACCAAACTGAAAGAATACCCATTGAGGAGGCCGTGATGGAATCCAAAGAAAACACCAGTGCCGCCAACAAGGAAAAGGCCCTGAGTTCCGCGATCAGCGTGATCGAAAAGCAGTACGGCAAGGGCGCCATCATGCGGCTCGGCAAGGAGGAGGTCTTGCAAGAGATCGAAGTCGTCCCGACGGGATCGCTGGGACTGGACCTCGCGCTGGGAGTGGGCGGGCTTCCCAAGGGCCGGATCATCGAGATCTACGGGCCTGAATCCTCCGGCAAGACGACCTTGGCCCTCACCTCCGTCGCCCAGACCCAGAAGAAGGGCGGCATCGCCGCTTTCATCGACGCCGAGCATGCGCTCGACGTTCAATACGCGAAGAAGCTCGGCGTGAAGACCGAAGACCTGCTCATCTCCCAGCCGGATAATGGGGAGCAGGCCCTGGAGATCGCCGACATGCTGGTCAAGAGCGGGGCGGTCGACCTGATCGTCATCGACTCGGTGGCGGCCCTGGTTCCCAAGTCCGAGATCGAAGGCGAGATGGGCGACGCCCAGATGGGCGCCCAGGCCCGTCTCATGAGCCAGGCCCTGCGCAAGCTCACGGCGAACGCCTCGCGCGCCAAGACCATGATCATCTTCATCAACCAGATCCGAATGAAGATCGGCGTCATGTTTGGCAATCCGGAAACGACCACAGGCGGCAACGCCCTCAAGTTCTACGCCTCGGTCCGCCTCGACATCCGCCGGATCGCCCCCCTGAAGAACGGCGATCAGATCGTCGGCAACCGCACGCGCGTGAAGGTGGTCAAGAACAAGGTGGCGCCTCCGTTCAAGGAGGTTGAGTTCGACATCATCTACGGCGAGGGGATCTCCCGCGAGGGCGAGTTGCTCGACCTGGCGGAGGCCCATCAGGTCGTCGAAAAGACCGGCACGTGGTACGCCTACAAGGGTGAGAGGATCGGTCAGGGCCGAGACAACGCCCGGCTTTTCCTCAAGGACAACAAGGACATCGCCGCCAAGATCGAGAAGGATCTCTTGACGCCGCCGAAAGACGCCTCCAAAGAGGCACCCAAGGCGGACAAGCCGGAAGCCAAGAAGCGCGCCGCCGGTTAGTGTCTAGTCTTATTCACGGTCTTCCGGTACCCTGACACGCATGACATCGATCCAGATCCGAGAGCGGTTTCTCAAGTTCTTCGAGTCGCTGCGGCACAAGAGGGTGGCGTCCGCCTCGCTCATCCCGGTGGACGACCCGACGCTGTATTTCACCAACGCCGGGATGGTCCCGTTCAAGAACTACTTCACGGGCGCCCAGAAGGCGCCTTTCCCCCGGGCAACTTCATCCCAAAAGTGCCTGCGCGTCTCGGGCAAGCACAACGACCTGGAGAACGTCGGCCGGACGGCCCGCCATCACACGTTCTTCGAGATGCTCGGGAACTTCTCCTTCGGCGATTACTTCAAGCGCGAGGCGATCCGCTACGCCTGGGACTTTCTGACGCTTGAGATGAAGATCCCGAAAGAGAGGCTTTGGATCACCGTCTACGAGAAGGACGACGAGGCCGAGGAGCTTTGGCAGAAAGAGGTCGGCGTCCCCAAGGACCGGATCAAGCGCCTGGGCGAGAAGGACAATTTTTGGGCGATGGGCGACACGGGCCCGTGCGGGCCGTGCTCCGAGATCCACTACGACCACGGCAAGGAATTCGGCTGCGGCAAGCCCGACTGCGCGCCCGGTTGCGACAGCCTTCCGTTACGAGCCGTAGCGAGCGGCGTGTCGCGGGAAGCGACCTGCGACCGGTTCATGGAGATCTGGAACCTGGTCTTTATGCAGTTCGATCGGGACGAGGACGGGCACATGAAGCCGCTCCCCAAGCCATCGATCGACACCGGCATGGGACTGGAACGTCTGGCATGCGTCGCTCAAGGGGTGCACTCAAATTACGACAGCGACCTTTTCACCCCTTTGATTCGGAAGTCGGAAGAGTTGACGGGTAAAAAATATGGAGTGGACGAAGAGACCGACGTCTCCATCCGCGTCCTCTGCGATCACATCCGGTCGGCGGCCTTCCTGATCGCCGACGGCGTGCAGCCGTCGAACGAGGGGCGCGGCTACGTCCTCCGCCGCGTCCTCCGGCGGGCCATCCGTCACGGGAGGCTCCTGGGGATGAATGAACCCTTCTTCTACAAGTTGGCCGACGTCGTCCTGACGGAGATGGGTTCCGTCTATGCGGAGCTTGGCCGCGAGATCGATCTGATCAAGCGGGTCGTCCGCTCGGAGGAGGAAAAATTTCTCGAGACTCTGGACAAGGGACTGGCCATCATCCGCGAGGAACTGGAAAAGGCCCGCAAGGCCAAGGAGCGCGTGCTCTCCGGCGGGGTCGTTTTCAAACTTTATGACACCTACGGCTTTCCCATCGACTTGACGGAGTTGATCGCCCAGGAGGCTTCCCTCGACATCGACATGGCGGGCTTTGAGGAGCTGATGGAGGAGCAAAAGGGCCGCGGGCGGCGGGCGTGGAAGGGCTCGGCGGCCTCCAAGATGAAGGACGTCTATTTGGAAATTGGGCAGGAGATCGCGCAGAAGAGCCTCCGCTCCGAGTTCGTCGGCTACGACCACCTGAAGGATAAATCCCCCGTGGCGGCCATGATCCGCGTGGCCGACGAGCAGCGCGTGGAGAAGGCCGGGCCGGGCGAGGAGGTCGAGATCGTCACGCTCAAGACGCCCTTTTATCCCGAAGGCGGCGGGCAAGTGGGCGATCACGGCACGATCGAGACCAAGCATCTGAAGGCCCAGGTCCTGGACACGCATAAGGGCGCGGATTTGATCGTCCATCGCGTCAAGATCCTGGAGGGCAGGGTCCAGGAGGGCGACGAGGCGGACCTGGCTGTGGACCCCCGCTGGCGCGAGGGTTCCATGACCCACCACTCGGCGACGCATCTGTTGCACGCCGCGCTTCGGAGGGTTCTGGGAACGCATGTCCGCCAGGCCGGTTCCCTCGTCACC
This portion of the bacterium genome encodes:
- the thpR gene encoding RNA 2',3'-cyclic phosphodiesterase, encoding MKIRSFIAADPSEEVLRNLSSTVQSLAKRTVGFRWVRPEAIHLTLRFLGEIEEEMIATIDGRLAQLAGSFEPMSLEAAGLGFFPGPEKPRIVWAGLTGEIDRLADLQRHVQETVEDLSVHQEKDRAFAPHLTLARIPNFRGASGVSAVLKAASEARFGAFTVDRLFLYKSRLTPEGASYTKLKEYPLRRP
- a CDS encoding SDR family NAD(P)-dependent oxidoreductase, translating into MKLKGKTAIVTGGAQGIGKAISKRLAADGANVAIFDLKPEGGEATAKEIGPQAIFLKTDCTKKPEVDASVAKVIEKFGQVDILVNNIGWALPTFFLEEDEAYWDKVIAVNSKTQLLVAHAVLKDMSKRKGGKIVNLSSDAGRVGQMQGVVYSLCKAGVIGFTKGLAREVARYGISVNCVCPGPTDTQLFEEAINPKIKETFIQIIPFKRIAKPEEIAAGVAFFCSPDADYVTGQVLSVSGGLTMAG
- the recA gene encoding recombinase RecA → MESKENTSAANKEKALSSAISVIEKQYGKGAIMRLGKEEVLQEIEVVPTGSLGLDLALGVGGLPKGRIIEIYGPESSGKTTLALTSVAQTQKKGGIAAFIDAEHALDVQYAKKLGVKTEDLLISQPDNGEQALEIADMLVKSGAVDLIVIDSVAALVPKSEIEGEMGDAQMGAQARLMSQALRKLTANASRAKTMIIFINQIRMKIGVMFGNPETTTGGNALKFYASVRLDIRRIAPLKNGDQIVGNRTRVKVVKNKVAPPFKEVEFDIIYGEGISREGELLDLAEAHQVVEKTGTWYAYKGERIGQGRDNARLFLKDNKDIAAKIEKDLLTPPKDASKEAPKADKPEAKKRAAG
- a CDS encoding phosphatidylglycerophosphatase A, whose translation is MRQVILFLASGGGAGYIPFAPGTWGSAVGLLAYWLLLRLPQWPLAVTVAAFVFLSCWIAGLAEEFLAAKDPQVIVIDEVSGMLVALMFLPASWRVVLAAFVLFRLFDVWKPFPVRWIQENLPGGWGVVGDDIMAGIYANLVLQIALRAIR
- a CDS encoding competence/damage-inducible protein A, whose product is MKIEIITIGDEVLSGAITDTNFAWLGERLWSRGYELHWHTTVGDEPEKIAEALLKAAERSRAVIVTGGLGPTLDDITIEAAARAFGQKLVLNEVALQAIKNRFKKIGRDMTPNNEKQALLPEGSLMIPNKIGTAPGCHAVHREAHYFFMPGVPREMHQQFEDSVLPELMKLEEEKRAYAFKLLRCFGAPEATMAQRLEGMELTGIDLAYRVSFPEILIKISSWGPDPTVLERRVTGAATEIHKRLADWVYAEGEETFPALIGRLLREKGATLATAESCTGGQLAHLVTNVPGSSAYFDRGVVTYSNASKTEILGVPQSLLKTFGAVSPETATAMAKGVRKLAKTTYGIGITGIAGPDGGTTEKPVGTVHIALDAGDGTVERELHFATTREWFKKVVAFAAMDLLRKKLLGLLKT
- the alaS gene encoding alanine--tRNA ligase; translation: MTSIQIRERFLKFFESLRHKRVASASLIPVDDPTLYFTNAGMVPFKNYFTGAQKAPFPRATSSQKCLRVSGKHNDLENVGRTARHHTFFEMLGNFSFGDYFKREAIRYAWDFLTLEMKIPKERLWITVYEKDDEAEELWQKEVGVPKDRIKRLGEKDNFWAMGDTGPCGPCSEIHYDHGKEFGCGKPDCAPGCDSLPLRAVASGVSREATCDRFMEIWNLVFMQFDRDEDGHMKPLPKPSIDTGMGLERLACVAQGVHSNYDSDLFTPLIRKSEELTGKKYGVDEETDVSIRVLCDHIRSAAFLIADGVQPSNEGRGYVLRRVLRRAIRHGRLLGMNEPFFYKLADVVLTEMGSVYAELGREIDLIKRVVRSEEEKFLETLDKGLAIIREELEKARKAKERVLSGGVVFKLYDTYGFPIDLTELIAQEASLDIDMAGFEELMEEQKGRGRRAWKGSAASKMKDVYLEIGQEIAQKSLRSEFVGYDHLKDKSPVAAMIRVADEQRVEKAGPGEEVEIVTLKTPFYPEGGGQVGDHGTIETKHLKAQVLDTHKGADLIVHRVKILEGRVQEGDEADLAVDPRWREGSMTHHSATHLLHAALRRVLGTHVRQAGSLVTPEKLRFDFSHFEPVSKERLVEIEEMVNDQIRRNLGVTTSVMSYDDAIKAGALAFFGDKYGDRVRVCQMGDFSTELCGGTHVAATGQIGLLKITGEGSVAAGIRRVEAVVGVQASHYLKKLESEIDRLAAVLKANPHDVVDRVEKLLDQVKRLEKDLQKARTTMTRGAEGGGEQEEIKDVNGVKVLTSIVAIDDPKLLRDLSDQKIQKLGSGIAALGAANGDKVTL